From Chryseobacterium joostei, the proteins below share one genomic window:
- a CDS encoding glutamine--tRNA ligase/YqeY domain fusion protein, with product MEEEKKSLNFIEQIIEDDLANGLNRDQIRFRFPPEPNGYLHVGHTKAICINFGLGEKYNAPVNLRFDDTNPEKEEQEFVDSIMKDVEWLGFKWDKVLYASDYFQQLYDWAVQLIKEEKAYVDEQPSEVITEQRKNPAEPGIESPYRNRPVEESLDLFERMKNGEFESGSMSLRAKIDMVSPNMNMRDPVMYRILNKPHHRTGTAWKIYPMYDWAHGESDYIEQISHSLCSLEFENHRPLYNWYLDQVYEEGKVKNKQREFARMNVSYMITSKRKLQRLVAEGVVTGWDDPRMPTISGMRRKGFTPTSIRNFIDKVGVAKRENLIEIQLLDFCVREDLNKVAKRVMAVVDPVKLVIENYPEGKEEWLETENNPEQENAGTREVPFSRELYIEREDFKEEANNKFFRLKLGGEVRLKSGYIIKAERVDKDENGEITTIYATYDEKSKSGSGTEESLRKVKGTLHWVSAQHAIPVEVRIYNHLFTVEQPDAEKDVDFLNFINPESIATIQGFAEPSLKDVAVGEPLQFQRIGYFTKDQDSTDSTLVFNRTVTLKDSFKP from the coding sequence ATGGAAGAAGAAAAAAAATCACTCAATTTTATTGAGCAAATTATTGAAGATGATCTGGCAAACGGTTTGAATAGAGATCAGATCCGTTTCCGTTTTCCACCTGAACCCAACGGTTACCTGCATGTAGGGCATACAAAAGCCATCTGCATCAACTTCGGTCTTGGTGAAAAATACAACGCTCCCGTAAACCTTCGTTTCGACGATACGAACCCTGAAAAAGAAGAACAGGAATTCGTAGATTCTATCATGAAAGACGTTGAATGGCTCGGTTTCAAATGGGATAAAGTGTTGTACGCATCCGATTACTTCCAGCAGCTTTACGATTGGGCAGTTCAGTTGATTAAAGAAGAAAAAGCTTATGTAGATGAGCAGCCTTCTGAAGTAATTACTGAACAAAGAAAGAATCCTGCAGAACCAGGAATAGAATCTCCATACAGAAACCGTCCTGTTGAAGAATCGTTAGATTTATTTGAAAGGATGAAAAACGGAGAATTTGAAAGTGGTTCAATGTCTCTTCGTGCAAAAATCGACATGGTTTCACCAAACATGAACATGCGTGACCCTGTTATGTACAGAATTTTGAATAAACCTCACCACAGAACAGGTACCGCTTGGAAAATTTATCCCATGTACGACTGGGCTCATGGTGAATCCGATTATATTGAACAAATTTCACACTCGCTTTGTTCTTTGGAGTTTGAAAACCACAGACCTTTGTACAACTGGTATTTGGATCAGGTTTACGAAGAAGGAAAAGTTAAAAACAAGCAAAGAGAATTTGCAAGGATGAATGTTTCCTACATGATTACTTCCAAAAGAAAGCTGCAGAGATTGGTAGCTGAAGGGGTGGTAACAGGATGGGATGATCCTAGAATGCCTACCATTTCAGGAATGAGAAGAAAAGGTTTTACACCAACATCTATCAGAAACTTTATTGACAAGGTAGGAGTTGCAAAGAGAGAAAACCTGATTGAAATTCAGTTGCTTGACTTCTGTGTGCGTGAAGATCTGAATAAGGTAGCAAAGCGTGTAATGGCAGTGGTAGATCCGGTAAAACTAGTGATCGAAAACTATCCTGAAGGTAAGGAAGAGTGGTTGGAGACTGAAAACAATCCTGAGCAGGAAAATGCAGGAACAAGAGAAGTTCCTTTCTCAAGAGAATTATATATTGAACGTGAAGACTTCAAGGAAGAAGCTAACAATAAATTCTTCAGACTGAAATTAGGCGGAGAAGTTCGTCTGAAGTCAGGGTACATCATCAAAGCTGAAAGAGTAGATAAAGATGAGAATGGAGAGATTACGACGATCTATGCTACTTATGATGAAAAGAGTAAGTCTGGAAGCGGCACGGAAGAAAGCTTAAGAAAAGTAAAGGGAACTTTACATTGGGTATCTGCTCAACATGCAATCCCGGTTGAGGTAAGAATTTACAACCATTTGTTTACGGTAGAACAGCCTGATGCCGAGAAAGATGTAGACTTCTTAAACTTCATCAATCCGGAGTCTATAGCTACCATTCAAGGTTTTGCAGAGCCAAGCCTAAAAGATGTAGCGGTGGGAGAACCTCTTCAGTTCCAAAGAATCGGATACTTTACAAAGGATCAGGATTCTACGGATTCTACATTGGTATTCAACCGTACGGTAACTTTAAAGGATTCTTTTAAGCCTTAA
- a CDS encoding alpha/beta hydrolase: MAVYILSNRKIIRHHGEKVDSFSNDEYSIPNFRIAKCNFDNHKEATSQAKKKKDYTNRNILDYQLFSEPEKQGYGEVLDVLLSEKGVKESPLTADNLGGTQRMFYELYKNMSATKDRSDVLIFIHGYAYDFDDELKAIIDLKKLFIDNPASPVEHILFVSWPASSSIIPLTYFDDKASSINSGTSLLRLFYFYTQFLKDIFSNRHLVPCNQRIHIMTHSLGNRVLQSMLYSLKRENILRVIDQVLLLNADVSYKVFEDSEDSFNKLPLLANRISIYLNRQDAILGISQFTKNILTPRLGKNGPSDITHYKDIVSIIDCTFVKDDLLNSFKFEVGNHWGYLSSSQVQNDIFQNLYGIDRNLITNRTKDNENVFTIIS, encoded by the coding sequence ATGGCCGTTTATATATTAAGCAACCGGAAGATTATTCGGCATCATGGAGAAAAAGTAGATTCTTTTTCCAATGATGAATATTCAATCCCAAATTTCAGGATTGCCAAATGTAATTTTGACAATCACAAGGAGGCTACTTCCCAAGCCAAAAAAAAGAAAGATTATACCAATCGGAATATTTTAGATTATCAACTCTTCTCAGAGCCTGAAAAACAAGGCTACGGAGAAGTATTGGACGTTCTTTTGAGTGAAAAGGGAGTTAAAGAATCTCCCCTAACAGCCGACAATCTTGGTGGAACCCAAAGGATGTTTTACGAGTTGTACAAAAATATGTCTGCCACCAAGGACAGAAGTGATGTTCTGATATTTATCCATGGCTACGCCTATGATTTCGATGATGAATTAAAGGCTATCATTGACCTGAAGAAATTATTCATTGATAATCCGGCTTCCCCTGTAGAACATATTTTATTTGTAAGCTGGCCTGCATCAAGCAGTATTATTCCGCTTACTTATTTTGATGATAAAGCATCAAGCATCAATTCCGGCACTTCGTTACTCAGACTTTTCTACTTTTACACTCAATTTCTAAAAGATATCTTCTCCAACAGACATCTTGTACCTTGCAATCAGAGAATCCATATCATGACGCATTCCTTGGGAAACAGAGTTCTTCAAAGTATGCTTTATAGCCTTAAAAGGGAAAACATCCTTAGGGTTATTGATCAGGTATTACTCTTAAATGCTGATGTAAGTTATAAGGTATTTGAAGATTCCGAAGATTCATTCAATAAACTCCCTTTGCTTGCCAACCGGATTTCTATTTACCTGAACAGGCAAGATGCCATCCTTGGGATTTCTCAGTTTACCAAAAATATTCTTACCCCGCGTCTGGGCAAAAATGGACCGAGTGACATTACTCATTACAAGGATATTGTCTCTATCATTGATTGCACCTTTGTGAAAGATGACCTTCTGAACAGCTTTAAGTTTGAAGTAGGAAATCACTGGGGCTATCTTTCCAGTTCACAAGTACAGAATGATATTTTCCAAAATTTATATGGAATAGATAGGAATCTTATTACCAATAGAACTAAAGATAACGAAAATGTTTTCACAATTATTTCTTAA
- a CDS encoding bacteriocin-like protein — MKNLKKLNKGELKTIYGGRPPLGCNSWNPSTMCCRSWAPDYCGNTTCPDSPPPFC, encoded by the coding sequence ATGAAAAATCTAAAAAAGTTAAACAAAGGAGAATTAAAGACTATCTATGGAGGAAGACCTCCTCTTGGGTGCAACAGCTGGAACCCATCTACCATGTGCTGCAGGTCATGGGCTCCTGATTACTGTGGCAATACTACCTGCCCAGATTCACCACCTCCATTTTGCTAG
- a CDS encoding o-succinylbenzoate synthase — translation MIASYHKYLLEFKRPSGTSRGVLLDKETFILEISENGNKGVGECAIFRGLSFDDRPDYEEKLKWLCGNIDKDPDFLKEELKDFPSIWFGYEQAVQNLKYGDSLYFPSEFTQGKSAITINGLIWMGDVGYMEEQIQDKLEKGFHCIKLKIGVDWKSEHIILQKLREKFSKDQLELRVDANGGFTKEEAVIVLQQLADLHIHSIEQPVKAGNWKDMAELCAQTPTPIALDEELIGVTDPKEKKKLLKRIQPQYIILKPALVGGFSGTDEWISLAEQLNIGWWITSALESNIGLNAIAQYTFTKNSPMPQGLGTGALFVNNFESSLDLRNELLWFKI, via the coding sequence ATGATAGCATCATATCATAAATATCTATTAGAATTCAAACGCCCGAGTGGAACATCTCGCGGCGTTTTGCTTGATAAAGAAACCTTTATCCTTGAAATTTCAGAAAATGGAAATAAGGGGGTGGGAGAGTGTGCAATCTTCAGAGGATTAAGCTTTGATGACAGACCTGATTATGAAGAGAAACTAAAATGGCTGTGTGGGAATATTGACAAGGATCCAGATTTTTTAAAAGAAGAATTAAAAGATTTTCCGTCTATATGGTTTGGATATGAACAGGCAGTTCAGAACCTTAAATATGGTGACAGCCTTTATTTTCCAAGTGAATTTACCCAAGGGAAATCTGCGATTACCATCAATGGGCTGATCTGGATGGGTGATGTAGGCTATATGGAGGAGCAAATTCAGGACAAGCTGGAAAAAGGATTTCATTGCATTAAACTAAAAATTGGGGTTGACTGGAAATCGGAGCATATTATTCTACAGAAATTAAGAGAAAAATTTTCCAAGGATCAGCTGGAGCTTCGTGTTGATGCCAATGGCGGCTTTACAAAAGAAGAGGCTGTGATTGTTTTGCAACAACTGGCAGATTTACATATTCATTCCATTGAGCAGCCTGTCAAGGCAGGAAATTGGAAAGATATGGCGGAATTGTGTGCCCAAACACCAACACCTATTGCTTTGGATGAAGAATTAATAGGAGTTACTGATCCAAAAGAGAAGAAAAAACTTTTAAAAAGAATACAACCTCAGTATATTATTCTGAAGCCAGCCTTAGTAGGTGGTTTTTCAGGGACTGATGAATGGATTTCACTGGCAGAACAACTGAATATCGGCTGGTGGATCACTTCGGCGTTGGAAAGTAATATCGGCTTAAATGCCATTGCTCAGTATACCTTTACAAAAAATAGCCCAATGCCTCAAGGTTTGGGAACCGGAGCTTTATTTGTTAATAATTTTGAATCCAGCTTGGATCTTAGAAATGAGTTGTTGTGGTTCAAGATATAA
- the fbp gene encoding class 1 fructose-bisphosphatase, translating to MSNQPLQTLGEFLIDKQDDFQYSTGEFSRLLSAIRLASKVVNREVNKAGIVDITGAAGNQNVQGEEQQKLDVIANEIFITALSQREVVCGIASEENDDFIDIKCGENGHLSKYVVLIDPLDGSSNIDVNVSVGTIFSIYRRVSEPGTPVQLEDFLQKGVNQIAAGYVIYGSSTMIVYTTGNGVNGFTLDPSLGTYYLSHPNMTFPKTGKIYSINEGNYIKFPQGVKNYLKYCQMEEGDRPYTSRYIGSLVADFHRNMLKGGIYIYPSYSQAPNGKLRLLYECNPMAFLAEQAGGKATDGFRRILEVEPTELHQRIPFFCGSIDMVEKAEEFMRIDSVK from the coding sequence ATGTCAAATCAACCATTACAGACTTTAGGAGAATTTCTTATAGATAAACAGGACGATTTTCAGTATTCTACAGGTGAATTTTCTCGTCTTCTGAGTGCAATAAGATTGGCTTCGAAAGTGGTAAACAGAGAAGTAAATAAAGCCGGAATTGTAGATATAACAGGAGCTGCCGGAAACCAGAATGTTCAAGGTGAGGAGCAGCAGAAACTTGATGTAATCGCTAATGAAATTTTTATTACGGCTTTGTCTCAAAGAGAGGTTGTTTGTGGTATTGCTTCTGAGGAAAATGATGACTTTATTGATATTAAATGTGGAGAAAACGGTCATTTAAGTAAATATGTTGTACTGATAGATCCTTTGGACGGATCTTCAAACATTGATGTAAATGTTTCCGTAGGAACTATTTTCTCTATCTACAGGAGAGTTTCTGAACCAGGAACTCCCGTACAGCTGGAAGACTTTTTACAGAAAGGGGTTAACCAGATTGCTGCAGGATATGTGATTTATGGTTCTTCAACAATGATTGTTTATACAACAGGAAATGGAGTGAACGGATTTACATTGGATCCATCTTTAGGAACCTATTATCTTTCTCATCCTAATATGACTTTCCCAAAAACAGGTAAAATCTATTCCATCAACGAAGGAAACTATATCAAATTCCCTCAAGGGGTGAAAAACTATCTTAAATATTGCCAGATGGAAGAGGGCGACCGTCCTTATACTTCCAGATATATTGGGTCTTTGGTAGCTGATTTCCACAGAAATATGCTTAAAGGAGGAATTTATATTTATCCATCCTATTCCCAGGCTCCAAATGGTAAACTAAGATTACTATATGAGTGTAATCCAATGGCATTCCTTGCAGAACAGGCAGGAGGAAAGGCTACGGACGGTTTCAGAAGAATTCTTGAAGTAGAACCTACAGAACTTCACCAAAGAATTCCGTTCTTCTGTGGAAGTATTGACATGGTGGAGAAAGCAGAGGAGTTTATGCGTATTGACAGTGTAAAATAA
- a CDS encoding aspartate kinase, translating into MKIFKFGGASVKDAESVKNVSMVLKSQGFAKCLLVISAMGKTTNELEKVVELYFKKDNYQTEIEKIKRKHIEIADGLFPENHAVFAEINIFFDDIDSFLRRNKSPNYSFVYDQVVSCGEMISTKILSEYLNEIQFTNQWLDARDYIKTDNSYRDGVVDWTKTEAFISNLNSEICYVTQGFIGSDENNFTVTLGREGSDYSAAIFAYCLDAEAMTIWKDVPGVMTGDPRKFKDVSLLSNISYEEAIEMAYYGASVIHPKTLQPLQQKNIPFYVKSFVDPTKEGTKVGASEKNQQEETYILKENQELLKISTRDFSFIAEDHMSLIFGYLSKYKIKVSLMQNSAISLALCLEDKFNHLEELNEELQKIFKTEAIKNVSLFTVRNAKMDHIDRFYHEKNVLLEQISKNTLQMVTQ; encoded by the coding sequence ATGAAAATTTTCAAGTTTGGTGGAGCATCTGTAAAGGATGCCGAGAGTGTAAAAAATGTGTCCATGGTTCTAAAAAGCCAAGGATTTGCCAAATGTTTGCTGGTGATTTCAGCAATGGGCAAGACGACAAACGAGTTGGAAAAAGTGGTAGAACTTTATTTCAAGAAAGATAATTATCAAACTGAGATTGAAAAGATAAAACGAAAACACATCGAGATTGCGGACGGTTTGTTTCCTGAAAATCATGCAGTTTTTGCTGAAATCAATATCTTTTTTGATGACATTGATTCTTTTTTAAGAAGAAATAAGTCTCCTAATTACAGCTTTGTGTATGATCAGGTGGTAAGTTGTGGAGAAATGATTTCTACAAAAATCCTAAGTGAATACCTGAATGAAATTCAGTTTACCAACCAGTGGCTAGATGCCAGAGACTATATAAAAACAGACAATTCTTACAGAGACGGGGTTGTAGACTGGACAAAAACAGAAGCTTTTATTTCCAATCTGAATTCTGAGATCTGCTATGTAACCCAAGGTTTCATAGGTTCTGACGAAAACAACTTTACCGTAACGTTAGGAAGAGAGGGTTCTGATTACTCGGCTGCTATTTTTGCTTATTGCTTAGATGCTGAAGCCATGACCATCTGGAAAGATGTACCAGGGGTAATGACCGGAGATCCTAGAAAGTTCAAGGATGTATCTCTTCTTTCTAATATCTCTTATGAAGAAGCTATTGAAATGGCTTATTATGGAGCAAGCGTTATTCACCCGAAAACATTACAGCCGTTACAACAAAAAAACATTCCTTTTTATGTAAAATCCTTTGTAGATCCTACTAAAGAAGGAACTAAAGTAGGGGCTTCAGAAAAAAATCAGCAGGAAGAAACTTATATTTTAAAAGAAAATCAGGAGCTTTTGAAGATTTCTACCAGAGACTTCTCTTTCATTGCGGAAGATCATATGAGCCTAATTTTCGGATATTTATCTAAATATAAGATCAAAGTTTCCTTAATGCAGAATTCTGCGATCTCCCTGGCACTGTGCCTTGAAGATAAATTTAATCATCTTGAAGAGCTTAACGAAGAGCTTCAAAAAATTTTTAAAACTGAAGCAATTAAAAATGTATCTTTATTCACAGTAAGAAATGCGAAGATGGATCACATTGATAGATTTTACCATGAAAAAAATGTATTATTGGAACAGATTTCCAAGAATACTCTTCAAATGGTAACACAATAA
- a CDS encoding lysophospholipid acyltransferase family protein yields MSLISKNDLIKASGLSKIGFLKNPVASAVMSIAKINEVNRLYDKLKDKEGKDFFDSFVRERNLSYVAFEEDLAKIPKTGPFILVSNHPLGAIDGILMCKILSEVRPDFKVMGNFLLEKIKPMEPYVIAVNPFENRKEAYSSSSGMRETLKHLQNGGCVGIFPAGEVSNKNNPYGEILDKEWEKTALKLIRMAKVPVVPMYFHAKNSRLFYQVAKLHPNLQTIMLPSEMMNDREKPIRIRIGRPITVKAMDDMETIEELGEFLKRKVYMMKSYYEKRKSLAQSINLQNLSVKFPLLKEENIVQNIIDETPLEDIIKDVDKLRGTDKMLFSNGNYEIYFTTYEEIPSIMREIGRQRELTFRAVGEGSNLPFDLDEYDKHYHHLFLWDNGEKKLAGAYRMALGREVMKKYGIKGFYTSSLFEFEQDIHPFFKKVIEMGRAYICQEYQQKPLPLFLLWRGIVHVCLRNPDHKFLMGGVSISNKFSEFSKSLMIEFMRSNYFDSAVAQYITPRNEYKVKLRDRDKNIFFEEMESDLNKLDKIIDDLEPELRLPVLIKKYIKQNAKVIAFNVDPNFNDAIDGLMYIRISDLPENTIKPVLEEMSEQIRKEQENNPADNQ; encoded by the coding sequence ATGAGTTTAATTTCGAAAAACGATCTGATCAAAGCTTCCGGCTTAAGTAAAATCGGGTTCCTCAAGAATCCGGTAGCATCTGCTGTTATGAGCATTGCTAAAATAAATGAAGTAAATAGACTATACGATAAACTAAAAGACAAGGAAGGCAAAGACTTTTTCGACTCATTTGTAAGAGAAAGAAACCTAAGCTATGTAGCTTTTGAAGAGGATCTGGCAAAAATCCCTAAAACGGGGCCATTTATTTTGGTCTCCAATCACCCGCTGGGTGCTATTGACGGGATTTTGATGTGCAAGATCTTATCAGAGGTTCGTCCGGACTTCAAGGTAATGGGAAATTTCCTTTTGGAAAAGATAAAACCTATGGAGCCTTACGTAATCGCTGTAAACCCTTTTGAAAATAGAAAAGAAGCTTACAGCAGCTCTTCAGGAATGCGTGAAACACTCAAGCATTTACAAAACGGAGGCTGCGTAGGTATTTTTCCTGCAGGAGAAGTTTCTAACAAGAACAATCCTTATGGAGAAATTTTAGATAAGGAATGGGAAAAAACGGCACTTAAGCTTATCAGAATGGCTAAAGTGCCGGTGGTTCCTATGTATTTCCATGCCAAGAACAGCCGTCTTTTTTATCAGGTGGCTAAACTTCATCCCAATTTACAGACGATCATGCTTCCCTCTGAAATGATGAATGACAGAGAAAAGCCAATCAGAATAAGAATCGGGCGACCGATTACTGTAAAAGCAATGGATGATATGGAAACCATTGAGGAGCTTGGAGAGTTTTTGAAACGTAAGGTTTATATGATGAAATCTTACTATGAAAAAAGAAAATCACTAGCCCAAAGCATCAATCTTCAGAATTTATCTGTAAAATTCCCTTTATTAAAGGAGGAAAATATTGTTCAGAACATTATTGACGAAACTCCATTGGAAGATATCATAAAAGATGTGGACAAGCTGAGAGGAACAGATAAAATGTTGTTCAGCAACGGGAATTATGAAATCTACTTTACGACATATGAGGAAATCCCATCCATTATGAGGGAAATCGGGCGTCAAAGAGAGCTCACTTTCCGTGCGGTAGGTGAAGGAAGTAATCTTCCGTTTGACCTTGATGAGTATGACAAGCATTACCATCATCTTTTCCTTTGGGACAATGGTGAGAAAAAACTGGCAGGAGCTTACAGAATGGCTCTTGGTAGAGAGGTAATGAAAAAATATGGCATCAAAGGCTTCTATACAAGTTCTTTATTTGAATTTGAGCAGGACATTCACCCTTTCTTTAAAAAGGTGATCGAAATGGGTCGTGCCTACATCTGCCAGGAATATCAGCAGAAACCTCTTCCTCTTTTCCTTTTGTGGCGAGGAATTGTACATGTATGTCTGAGAAATCCTGATCACAAATTCCTAATGGGTGGTGTAAGTATCTCCAATAAGTTCTCAGAATTTTCAAAGTCTCTGATGATCGAATTCATGCGTTCTAATTATTTTGACTCTGCAGTGGCTCAATACATCACTCCGAGAAATGAATATAAGGTGAAGCTTCGTGACAGGGATAAAAATATCTTCTTTGAAGAAATGGAATCGGATCTTAACAAGTTGGACAAGATTATTGATGATCTTGAACCTGAATTGAGATTACCTGTTTTGATCAAAAAATACATTAAGCAAAACGCAAAAGTGATTGCTTTCAACGTTGACCCTAACTTCAATGATGCGATTGACGGACTGATGTATATCAGAATCAGTGATCTTCCTGAAAACACGATAAAACCTGTATTGGAAGAGATGAGTGAGCAAATCCGAAAGGAGCAGGAAAATAATCCGGCTGATAATCAATAA
- a CDS encoding terpene synthase family protein translates to MKPEEYNSKDYLPRGHYPWPDLINPHAEQMGKDMDGWIDNDYTFLTEKQRGIYKKMKLHMCTARMWPDLTYEQTIPCNRFMLQYVALDDQVENSSQEEIQQLRIRCVDILRGDQPRPEENALYQHMALIRDEFRALMPDIWVERFIYYFYQSFRYGIELEYPYKIAQRPPSLTLFKTIREYSVLMRPYLILGEIESGLVLPEHIFEHIVVQKMISHMTLVVAWQNDIHSLPKEMAKGTEVFNLVFVLQQEYNLSLKDACDQAFRIHNEELAKLLALHAEYREFGEYQEHVDKFVYYAGVGLQGVNSFYLETERYQHGGVGFAWPEISNM, encoded by the coding sequence ATGAAACCAGAAGAATATAATTCCAAAGATTATTTGCCACGCGGTCATTATCCTTGGCCTGATCTTATCAATCCTCATGCAGAACAGATGGGAAAAGATATGGATGGATGGATTGACAATGATTACACTTTCCTGACGGAAAAACAGCGTGGGATATACAAGAAAATGAAGCTGCACATGTGTACGGCACGTATGTGGCCCGATTTAACTTATGAACAAACTATTCCATGCAATAGATTTATGCTTCAATACGTTGCTCTTGATGATCAGGTAGAAAACTCCTCTCAGGAGGAAATTCAGCAATTACGGATTCGTTGTGTAGATATTCTTAGAGGTGATCAGCCGAGACCGGAGGAGAATGCTCTCTATCAGCATATGGCTTTGATAAGGGATGAGTTCCGTGCTTTAATGCCTGATATATGGGTTGAGCGCTTTATTTACTATTTCTATCAATCTTTCAGATATGGAATTGAATTGGAGTATCCTTATAAAATAGCACAACGTCCACCATCTCTTACACTTTTCAAGACCATTCGTGAATATTCTGTTCTTATGCGTCCCTATTTGATCTTGGGTGAAATTGAATCAGGCCTCGTTCTTCCTGAGCATATTTTTGAGCATATTGTCGTTCAGAAAATGATATCTCATATGACCCTGGTTGTTGCATGGCAAAACGATATCCACTCCCTTCCGAAAGAAATGGCAAAAGGAACAGAGGTCTTTAACTTGGTATTTGTATTGCAGCAAGAATACAATCTTTCACTAAAGGATGCCTGTGATCAAGCGTTTCGTATACATAATGAAGAATTGGCAAAATTACTTGCCTTACATGCCGAGTATCGTGAGTTTGGTGAATATCAGGAACATGTAGATAAATTCGTTTATTATGCAGGAGTTGGGCTTCAGGGAGTAAACTCTTTTTATCTTGAAACTGAAAGATATCAGCATGGGGGAGTAGGTTTTGCATGGCCGGAAATAAGTAATATGTAA
- a CDS encoding terpene synthase family protein yields the protein MNTENFSTLELLYKEFRYPFPTLKNPYAEQLQEITENQWIDGEYLWLYEQNPDLRKKYKKTKTAHIAAQWFPTATPERFRPICRLMLWTLYNDDLYEESEPEDIGYVHAQSVAVLKGELSGEDSGIPLGKMLATLRVELLQFIPEESISRFTQMISKYFLGLETELKYKKNKTYPSVSECIALRENSICLYPFLQLTEVETGVTLPPEIHAHPVIQRLQALACHLVTFFNEVQSVIKDEATGSIYYNIVKVIQNEHQMSLKEACLEDLRLHNKDLKEFLELQASLPDFGIWQEAVVNWVHYMSMVLSGWKNISTKLDRYNMMEFPNVAELKEKLNKI from the coding sequence ATGAATACAGAAAATTTTAGTACACTTGAGCTTCTGTACAAGGAGTTTAGGTACCCGTTCCCCACGTTAAAAAATCCCTATGCCGAACAATTGCAGGAAATTACCGAGAATCAATGGATTGATGGTGAATACCTGTGGCTTTATGAGCAAAACCCTGATCTTCGCAAAAAATACAAGAAGACTAAAACAGCGCATATTGCCGCTCAATGGTTTCCTACCGCAACACCAGAACGGTTCAGGCCTATTTGTAGATTAATGCTTTGGACCCTTTATAATGATGATCTTTATGAAGAAAGCGAGCCGGAAGATATTGGATATGTACATGCCCAATCAGTAGCTGTTTTAAAAGGAGAGCTAAGCGGTGAAGATTCAGGAATACCCTTAGGAAAGATGCTGGCTACCCTGAGGGTAGAATTGCTGCAGTTTATTCCGGAAGAATCAATTTCTCGTTTCACACAAATGATCAGTAAATATTTTTTAGGGTTAGAAACTGAGTTGAAGTACAAAAAAAATAAAACCTATCCCAGTGTATCAGAGTGTATCGCTCTGCGCGAAAATTCCATCTGTCTATATCCTTTTCTTCAGCTTACAGAAGTAGAAACAGGCGTTACCCTTCCCCCGGAGATTCATGCCCATCCGGTGATCCAACGTTTACAAGCCTTAGCCTGCCATTTAGTTACTTTTTTTAATGAAGTACAATCTGTTATAAAAGATGAGGCAACGGGTAGTATTTATTACAATATTGTAAAAGTAATCCAGAATGAACACCAAATGTCCCTGAAAGAAGCTTGCCTTGAAGATCTGCGCCTACATAACAAAGACCTGAAAGAATTTTTGGAACTACAAGCTTCTCTTCCTGATTTTGGAATATGGCAGGAAGCTGTGGTCAATTGGGTACACTACATGAGTATGGTACTCAGTGGGTGGAAAAACATTTCTACCAAGCTGGACCGCTATAATATGATGGAGTTTCCTAATGTTGCCGAACTTAAGGAAAAGCTGAATAAAATATAA